One Nocardioides aromaticivorans genomic window carries:
- a CDS encoding NAD(P)H-dependent oxidoreductase produces the protein MTDTTTRVAVLVGSLRADSLNRRIAEILKAEAPAGVELDIVDGLDQVPFYNEDIDGASAPAAATALRERVASADRVLAVTPEYNGTMPAVLNNAIDWISRPYGAGAIVGKPFGVIGATPTPYGGKWAHGDTARSAGIAGAIVVEDVTVSQPAVDVDPTTDPEVRAKLLAALGTLVEFAPATSAA, from the coding sequence TCGCCGTCCTCGTCGGAAGCCTCCGCGCCGACTCCCTGAACCGCCGGATCGCCGAGATCCTCAAGGCCGAGGCCCCCGCCGGTGTCGAGCTCGACATCGTCGACGGTCTCGACCAGGTCCCGTTCTACAACGAGGACATCGACGGTGCCTCGGCTCCCGCCGCCGCCACCGCCCTCCGCGAGCGCGTCGCCTCCGCCGACCGCGTCCTCGCCGTCACCCCCGAGTACAACGGCACCATGCCCGCCGTCCTCAACAACGCCATCGACTGGATCTCGCGCCCCTACGGCGCCGGCGCCATCGTGGGCAAGCCGTTCGGCGTCATCGGCGCCACCCCGACGCCGTACGGCGGCAAGTGGGCCCACGGCGACACCGCCCGCTCCGCCGGCATCGCCGGTGCGATCGTGGTCGAGGACGTCACCGTCTCGCAGCCGGCCGTCGACGTCGACCCGACCACCGACCCCGAGGTCCGCGCCAAGCTGCTCGCCGCGCTCGGCACCCTGGTCGAGTTCGCGCCGGCCACCAGCGCCGCGTGA